The Tenebrio molitor chromosome 3, icTenMoli1.1, whole genome shotgun sequence genome contains a region encoding:
- the LOC138125889 gene encoding uncharacterized protein, translating to MTDRRYHNRLFVDREWTRIAKELGETKETVKGKWKNLRDTFKKELKKVRKYRSGDEAEAFRYTGSWCHFEAMQFLKRIATPRETEGNLPASQEENCDFQDFQEDESQEYEPQDSQERMSQHQEAEQEELAQQNEEFGPSTSKGKSKMSRLQKELQHLEESLPAANSPTKPIAVAVSRKRKLNKVSQQEGNFEREMLLLETKKLELLKNSNDDDEDLNFFKSLLPHVKQLPSINKLNFRTKVQNLLCQELTKLESLHNRIHLSQTSTTSRVTSPYCSPLSSIYSSGQQSDGGHNEVHNNYIVHEFN from the coding sequence AGGAAACAGTTAAAGGgaagtggaaaaatttacgtgACACCTTTAAGAAGGAGTTAAAGAAGGTCCGCAAATATAGATCAGGTGACGAAGCAGAAGCATTTCGTTACACAGGATCATGGTGCCACTTTGAAGCCATGCAGTTTTTGAAACGAATAGCAACTCCTAGAGAAACTGAGGGAAATTTGCCTGCATCTCAGGAAGAAAATTGTGATTTTCAAGATTTTCAGGAAGATGAATCGCAGGAATATGAGCCTCAAGACTCGCAGGAACGTATGTCACAACATCAAGAAGCGGAACAAGAGGAATTGGCTCAGCAAAATGAAGAATTTGGACCATCGACTAGCAAAGGAAAATCGAAAATGAGTCGTTTACAGAAGGAACTACAGCACTTGGAAGAATCGCTGCCTGCCGCAAATAGCCCCACAAAACCAATAGCTGTAGCTGTTTCCAGAAaacggaaattaaataaagtcTCACAACAAGAAGGGAATTTTGAACGAGAAATGTTGCTACTTGagacaaaaaaattggaactcctaaaaaattcaaatgacgACGATGAAGACCTCAACTTTTTTAAATCGCTTTTGCCGCATGTCAAGCAACTTccttcaataaataaactaaattttCGGACCAAGGTGCAAAATTTGCTCTGTCAGGAACTGACAAAGCTCGAAAGCCTCCATAATAGGATTCATCTATCCCAAACAAGTACGACGAGTCGAGTCACATCGCCATATTGTTCACCACTTTCTTCGATCTACAGCAGTGGCCAACAATCCGATGGTGGACATAACGAAGTACACAATAATTATATTGTGCACGAATTTAATTAA